From the genome of Luteibacter rhizovicinus DSM 16549:
AATGGTGATCTTGGGGACGTCCACGTCGAGCACATTACGCCGACTGACGTCGCCGGTGAGGCGGGTCATCGCATCCGTCTCTTCGCCGACCAGCATGGGCTTGAGGTGGATGACCAGGCGGAGGTACTTCGAGGGCTTCACCGCGGTATGGCCGAACATCTCGCGGATGTTCAACACGCCGAGACCGCGTACCTCGAGCAGGTCCTGGAGCAGATCGGGGCAGGCGCCGTCGATGACGTCGGGCGCGATCAGGGTGAATTCGGTGGCGTCGTCGGCGACCAGGCGATGACCACGGCTGACCAGCTCCAGCGCCAGCTCGCTCTTGCCGGAACCGGGTTCACCGGTGATCAGCACGCCGATCGAAAACACCTCGAGGAACACGCCGTGCAGGGTGACCCTCGGCGCGAGCGTGCGCGCCAGGTGGTATTGCAGGTAGGTGAGCAGCTCATGACCGCGGCGGGTGCTCTGCCACAGCGGGGTATCGGTTTCCTCGGCGACTTCGCGCAGATCCGAGGGAATCGCTTGATCCTTGGTGACGATGAGCGCCGCCGGCTGGTAGGCGGCGATCTTGTGGATCGCCTCCCAGCGCTGGCGCGGCTCCAGGCCGTCGAGGAAGTTGAGTTCCTCGGTGCCGATGATCTGCACCTTGTTCGGGTAGATCACGTTCAGGTAACCGACCAGGGACGGCCGGCGACTTTGCTTGGCGTTGGGTTCGAGCACGCGCGATTCGCCGCGCATGCCTGCGGCCCAACGCAGCGCCATGCGCTCGTGTACTCCGTCGAAGAGTTGTCTGGCGGTCAGCCGGTCCACGCTGGATCCCTTGAAATGGCGAAGCCGGCGCGAGGGCGCCGGCTGGGGCTATTGTGCCATCAAGCGTGGACGGGGGTTCAGGGAGCGGCGACGCGAGCGTCGCGACCCTCGGCGTTGTGGTGATCCTTGAGCTTTTCCTTGTGCTTCTTCAGCTGGTCGGCAAGCTTGGCGATCATCGCGTCGATGGCTTTGTGCAGGGCATCGGGCTTCTTTTCATCTTCGAGGCTGGCCACGCCGTCGGCGTGGAGACGGACGCCGGCACAATGGAGCGTGCCGCCGGCCTTGTGCTCGTTCTTGTCGACGGAAAGGACCACGTCGAGGGCGGTGATGTTGTCGAAAAGGCGTTCGAAGCGGCTGATTTGCTGTTCCACGCGCTCGCGCAGGGCAGGGGTGGGATGGATGTGCTGGCCGCTGATCTGGATTTGCATGACGCCTCCTTCTTGCTGAGGGTGCCGCCTTGGTGGCGACGAGTGCGGAACGACGGAGTGCCGTTCCTCAAGCCTGAAATGGTGTGACCGTGGACCTCCGTGAGGGTTCCCCGCGCCTCAACTGGCGCGGACACGTTCGCTGGAGCTGGGGATGCGCAGGGCTTCCCGGTACTTGGCTACCGTACGGCGGGCTACCTGAATTCCGCGTCGATGGAGTTCCTCGGCCAGGGCCTGGTCGGACAGCGGGCGCCGCGCGTCCTCGCCCGTGATGAGCTTGCGGAGCATGGCCTGGATCGCGGTGGCCGAGGCGCTGCCGCCGTCCTCCGTGGCCACGCCACTGGAGAAGAAGTGCTTCAGTTCGAAGGTACCGCGCGGCGTGTGCATGTACTTGCGCGTAGTGACCCGGGAAATGGTCGATTCGTGCATGCCGACCTCCTCCGCCACCTCGCGCAGGACCAGCGGATGCATCGCCTCCGGGCCGTAGTCGAGGAAGGCGCTTTGCCGGCGGACGATCACGTCGGCCACCTTGGTCAGCGTCTCGGCGCGCGACTGCAGGCTCTTCAGCAGCCAGCGGGCTTCCTGTAGCTGGCCCTTCATCCAGGTGGCGTCGTCGCCGCGGGCGCGAGCGATGAGGTTGCAGTAGTGCTGGTTGAGGCCCAGCCGGGGCTGGGCATCGGGATTGAGGCTGACCTGCCAGCGGCCGTTTTCGCGGCGCGCGTAGACGTCGGGGGCGACGTATTCCACGGGCGTGGCGTCCAGGGCGGAGCCGGGGCGCGGATCGAGGCTGCGGATCAGGGCGGCCGCGGCGGCGACGTCTTCCTCGGCGGCCTTGAGCTTGCGGGCGATCTTGGCCGCGTCGTTGCGCGCCAGGAGCTCGAGCTCATCGGTGACCACGCGGATGGCAAGGTCGCGATGCGGCGTATCCAGGGCGAACTGCGACAGCTGGCAGAGCAGGCAGTCACGCAGGTCCAGGCTGGCGATGCCCGTGGGGTCGAAGCGCTGCACGCGCTGGCGCACGCGCTCGATCTCCTCGGCGCTGGCATGCAGCTCGGCCGGCAGGGCGGCTTCGACGGCCTCGACGCCGTCACGCAGATAACCGTCCTCGTCCAGCGCGTGGATGATCGCGGTAGCGATGGCGTGGTCGCGCGGCGAGAACTGGGACAGGTTGAGCTGCCACTCGAGGTGTTGCTGGAGGCTTTCGGGAGCGGCGTTCTGCGGTTCGAAGCCGTCCTCGTCGCCGCTGCCGGAGCGCGAAGGCGCACCGGCGTAGTCGCCGGCTTCGCCGTGGAAGCGATCGTCGTCCCACTCGGGAGCGAGCTCCTCCGAGGGGGTCGCGGTCGACTCTTCCTCGGCCTTGGAGGTCTTGGCGGGTGGTTCGTCGCGTGCCGGGAAGTCGGGGCCGTCGTAGTCGCCTTCTTCGGGCAACTCGGCCTCCGCTTCGGCATCCTCGGCGAACTCGAGCAGGGGGTTGCTTTCCGCGATCTGGCGGAGCTCGGCCTCGAGCTCCAGCTGCGACAACTGAAGCAGGCGGATGGCCTGCTGCAGCTGGGGCGTCAGCGTGAGCTGCTGATGCAGGCGAAACTGAAGTCCGGGTTTCATGCCTTGGATGCGTGAGGTGTCGAATCCATCGTAACCCCTTGCGACCTTTCCAAACCAGCATTCCGGTGAGCCAGGCCCACCGGCCGAATAGGCAATACGTCAGATACGGAATTCACGGCCCAGGTATACCTCACGCACCTTCTCGTCGGCGAGGATG
Proteins encoded in this window:
- the hprK gene encoding HPr(Ser) kinase/phosphatase, with translation MALRWAAGMRGESRVLEPNAKQSRRPSLVGYLNVIYPNKVQIIGTEELNFLDGLEPRQRWEAIHKIAAYQPAALIVTKDQAIPSDLREVAEETDTPLWQSTRRGHELLTYLQYHLARTLAPRVTLHGVFLEVFSIGVLITGEPGSGKSELALELVSRGHRLVADDATEFTLIAPDVIDGACPDLLQDLLEVRGLGVLNIREMFGHTAVKPSKYLRLVIHLKPMLVGEETDAMTRLTGDVSRRNVLDVDVPKITIPVAPGRNLAVLVEAAVRSHVLKSKGIDPAQTFIDRQAHQMRRLPPW
- the hpf gene encoding ribosome hibernation-promoting factor, HPF/YfiA family — translated: MQIQISGQHIHPTPALRERVEQQISRFERLFDNITALDVVLSVDKNEHKAGGTLHCAGVRLHADGVASLEDEKKPDALHKAIDAMIAKLADQLKKHKEKLKDHHNAEGRDARVAAP
- a CDS encoding RNA polymerase factor sigma-54, producing the protein MKPGLQFRLHQQLTLTPQLQQAIRLLQLSQLELEAELRQIAESNPLLEFAEDAEAEAELPEEGDYDGPDFPARDEPPAKTSKAEEESTATPSEELAPEWDDDRFHGEAGDYAGAPSRSGSGDEDGFEPQNAAPESLQQHLEWQLNLSQFSPRDHAIATAIIHALDEDGYLRDGVEAVEAALPAELHASAEEIERVRQRVQRFDPTGIASLDLRDCLLCQLSQFALDTPHRDLAIRVVTDELELLARNDAAKIARKLKAAEEDVAAAAALIRSLDPRPGSALDATPVEYVAPDVYARRENGRWQVSLNPDAQPRLGLNQHYCNLIARARGDDATWMKGQLQEARWLLKSLQSRAETLTKVADVIVRRQSAFLDYGPEAMHPLVLREVAEEVGMHESTISRVTTRKYMHTPRGTFELKHFFSSGVATEDGGSASATAIQAMLRKLITGEDARRPLSDQALAEELHRRGIQVARRTVAKYREALRIPSSSERVRAS